The proteins below come from a single Pseudarthrobacter sp. SSS035 genomic window:
- a CDS encoding thiamine pyrophosphate-dependent dehydrogenase E1 component subunit alpha, protein MGATHLPSTEFDETAADDQLEAEAEAHLGSPAEPMVQLLAPDGTLGTDPVFSAYADRLDGEKLRGFYADMAKIRRFDVEATALQRQGQLALWVPLTGQEAAQIGSGRASQPQDYIFPTYREHGVALTRNVDLAELLRQFRGVSNGGWNPKDTNFHLYTLVLAAQTPHAVGYAMGIQRDQKAAAAVAADGAQDRPAEPKAAVMVYFGDGASSEGDVHESMVFAASYNAPVVFFCQNNHWAISVPSSVQTRIPLSNRAKGYGFPGIRVDGNDAIAVHAVTEWALEHAREGKGPVLIEAFTYRVGAHTTADDPTKYRETAEETLWRAKDPLDRLEKYLRAQGLADDAFFDQVKADGDELAAYVRKTTYDLETPDIRTAFANTYVEAHPLVAEELAWFEEYSAGFAETPEHNSAEPGSPDPDDAATGVAR, encoded by the coding sequence ATGGGCGCCACACATCTGCCCTCCACCGAGTTCGATGAGACAGCGGCAGACGACCAACTCGAGGCAGAGGCCGAGGCCCACCTGGGCAGCCCGGCCGAGCCCATGGTGCAGCTGCTGGCGCCTGACGGGACCCTGGGGACGGATCCGGTCTTCTCCGCGTATGCGGACCGGCTGGACGGTGAAAAGCTGCGTGGCTTCTACGCTGACATGGCCAAGATCCGCCGCTTTGACGTCGAGGCAACGGCACTCCAGCGCCAAGGGCAGCTGGCCCTGTGGGTCCCGCTGACCGGCCAGGAGGCCGCGCAGATCGGCTCCGGGCGGGCCAGCCAGCCGCAGGACTACATCTTCCCCACCTACCGCGAGCACGGCGTGGCGCTGACCCGCAACGTGGACCTCGCGGAGCTCCTACGCCAGTTCCGCGGGGTTTCGAACGGCGGCTGGAACCCGAAGGACACCAACTTCCATCTCTACACCCTGGTCCTCGCCGCGCAGACGCCGCATGCCGTCGGCTACGCAATGGGGATCCAGCGGGACCAGAAGGCGGCCGCCGCAGTCGCCGCGGATGGGGCGCAGGACCGGCCGGCCGAGCCCAAGGCCGCGGTGATGGTCTACTTCGGTGACGGGGCCAGTTCCGAGGGCGATGTCCACGAATCCATGGTGTTCGCCGCCTCCTACAACGCGCCGGTGGTGTTCTTCTGCCAGAACAACCACTGGGCCATCTCCGTTCCCAGCTCGGTGCAGACCCGCATTCCGCTGTCCAACCGTGCCAAGGGTTACGGTTTCCCGGGAATCCGGGTGGACGGCAACGATGCGATCGCCGTCCACGCCGTGACCGAGTGGGCGCTCGAACATGCCCGCGAGGGCAAGGGGCCGGTGCTGATCGAGGCTTTCACGTACCGCGTCGGTGCGCACACCACGGCTGATGACCCCACAAAGTACCGGGAAACGGCCGAGGAAACCCTGTGGCGGGCCAAGGATCCGCTTGACCGCCTGGAAAAGTACCTCCGGGCCCAAGGCTTGGCGGATGACGCGTTCTTTGACCAGGTCAAGGCCGACGGCGACGAACTCGCCGCCTACGTCCGCAAGACCACCTACGACCTTGAAACCCCGGACATCCGGACCGCCTTCGCCAACACCTACGTCGAGGCCCACCCCCTGGTGGCCGAGGAATTGGCCTGGTTTGAGGAGTACAGCGCAGGCTTCGCCGAAACGCCGGAGCACAACAGCGCTGAACCTGGCAGCCCGGACCCGGATGACGCAGCGACAGGAGTGGCCCGCTGA
- a CDS encoding alpha-ketoacid dehydrogenase subunit beta has protein sequence MTTMTIAKAINEGLRATLDNNPRTLLMGEDIGALGGVYRVTDGLLAEFGADRVVDTPLAESGIIGTAIGLALRGYLPVCEIQFDGFVFPGFNQITTQLAKMHARSNGNLTVPVVVRIPYGGGIGSIEHHSESPEALFAHTAGLRIITPSNAHDAYWMIRQAVECQDPVIVFEPKRRYWLKGEVDTQNPGASADPFKAHVLREGTDATVVAYGPLVPVALAAADAAAEDGHSIEVIDLRSISPIDFDTVTASAKKTGRLVVAHEAPTFGGIGGEIAARTSERAFLSLEAPVIRVGGFHMPYPVAKVEEDYLPDIDRILEALDRALAY, from the coding sequence ATGACCACCATGACCATAGCCAAGGCCATTAACGAGGGCCTGCGCGCCACCTTGGACAACAATCCGCGGACCCTGCTCATGGGCGAGGACATCGGGGCGCTGGGCGGCGTCTACCGCGTCACCGACGGACTCCTGGCGGAGTTCGGTGCGGACCGCGTGGTGGACACACCGCTCGCCGAATCCGGCATCATCGGCACGGCCATCGGCCTGGCCCTGCGCGGCTACCTGCCCGTCTGCGAGATCCAGTTCGACGGGTTTGTGTTCCCGGGCTTCAACCAGATCACCACCCAGCTGGCCAAGATGCACGCCCGCAGCAACGGCAACCTCACCGTTCCCGTCGTTGTGCGGATCCCTTACGGCGGCGGCATCGGCTCCATTGAGCACCATTCGGAATCACCGGAGGCGCTGTTCGCCCACACAGCAGGCCTGCGCATCATCACACCGTCCAACGCCCACGACGCCTACTGGATGATCCGGCAGGCCGTGGAGTGCCAGGACCCCGTGATCGTCTTCGAACCGAAGCGCCGCTACTGGCTCAAGGGCGAGGTCGACACCCAGAACCCCGGCGCGTCGGCCGATCCCTTCAAAGCGCATGTGCTCCGCGAGGGCACGGACGCCACCGTGGTGGCCTACGGCCCGCTCGTGCCGGTGGCCCTTGCCGCTGCCGACGCCGCCGCCGAGGACGGCCACAGCATCGAGGTCATCGACCTGCGCTCCATTTCGCCGATCGACTTCGACACCGTCACGGCGTCCGCTAAAAAGACAGGCCGGCTCGTGGTGGCGCATGAGGCACCGACGTTCGGCGGCATCGGCGGCGAGATTGCTGCCCGGACCAGCGAACGTGCATTCCTCTCACTGGAGGCTCCCGTGATCCGTGTGGGCGGCTTCCACATGCCTTACCCGGTGGCCAAGGTCGAGGAAGACTACCTCCCCGACATCGACCGCATCCTCGAGGCGCTGGACCGCGCCCTGGCCTACTAG
- a CDS encoding dihydrolipoamide acetyltransferase family protein: MTLNKFNLPDVGEGLTEAEIVAWKVKPGDTVAINDVLCEIETAKSLVELPSPFAGTVTELLVPEGVTIDVGTAIISVSDAVSGDPTPADVPAPATPVQPLYGKLPADDGGTSGSALAGGPLVGSGPKADAVKRRPRKAAPAAQAGSAPVPAISTSAITENPVVEPVETQASSTSGMVDNRPTFGGTITGLVNRVLAKPPVRKIARDLGIDLADVVATGSRGEVTREDLVSYQSQRDAELDQAEGFWGKAGKPQDQRIERIPVKGVRKATAKAMVESAFSAPHVSIFVDVDASRTMEFVKRLKASRDFEGIRVSPLLILAKAVIWAAARNPSVNATWVDNVDGTDAAEIQVKHYMNLGIAAATPRGLMVPNIKDAQDLSLKELALALNNLATTARAGKTQPAEMQGGTLTITNIGALGIDTGTPIINPGEVAIVAFGTIKQKPWVLDGEVIPRWITTLGGSFDHRVVDGDLSARFMADVAAILEEPALLLD, from the coding sequence ATGACTCTGAACAAGTTCAACCTGCCCGACGTGGGCGAAGGCCTTACCGAGGCGGAAATCGTCGCCTGGAAGGTCAAGCCGGGGGACACCGTTGCCATCAACGACGTCCTGTGCGAGATCGAGACCGCCAAGTCGCTCGTTGAGCTGCCGTCCCCCTTCGCCGGCACCGTCACCGAACTGCTGGTCCCCGAGGGCGTGACCATCGACGTCGGAACCGCCATCATCAGCGTCTCGGACGCCGTCTCCGGTGACCCGACGCCGGCCGATGTCCCGGCTCCGGCCACTCCCGTCCAGCCCCTCTATGGCAAGCTTCCCGCGGACGACGGCGGCACTTCAGGCAGTGCCCTGGCCGGCGGTCCGCTGGTGGGATCGGGCCCCAAGGCCGACGCCGTCAAACGCCGTCCCCGGAAGGCGGCACCCGCCGCCCAGGCCGGGTCAGCCCCGGTCCCAGCGATTTCGACAAGCGCAATCACCGAAAACCCGGTGGTCGAGCCTGTCGAGACCCAGGCGAGCTCAACCAGCGGAATGGTCGATAACCGGCCCACTTTCGGCGGAACGATCACAGGCCTCGTGAACCGCGTCCTGGCCAAGCCTCCTGTCCGCAAGATCGCCCGGGATCTGGGGATCGATCTCGCCGATGTGGTGGCCACCGGCTCCCGCGGCGAAGTCACGCGCGAGGACCTGGTCAGCTACCAGTCCCAGCGCGATGCAGAGCTGGACCAGGCCGAGGGCTTCTGGGGCAAGGCAGGCAAGCCGCAGGACCAGCGGATTGAACGGATTCCGGTCAAGGGCGTCCGCAAGGCGACGGCCAAGGCGATGGTGGAGTCGGCTTTCTCCGCGCCGCACGTGAGCATCTTTGTTGATGTTGATGCCAGCCGCACCATGGAATTCGTCAAGCGGCTGAAGGCTTCACGCGACTTTGAGGGAATCAGAGTCTCCCCGCTGCTGATCCTTGCCAAGGCCGTCATCTGGGCTGCAGCCCGGAACCCCAGCGTCAACGCCACCTGGGTGGACAACGTGGACGGGACCGATGCTGCGGAGATCCAAGTCAAGCACTACATGAACCTCGGCATCGCCGCAGCCACCCCGCGCGGGCTGATGGTGCCGAACATCAAGGATGCGCAGGACCTTTCGCTCAAGGAGCTCGCGCTGGCCCTGAACAACCTGGCCACCACAGCCCGGGCGGGCAAGACCCAGCCCGCCGAAATGCAGGGCGGAACGCTCACCATCACCAACATCGGTGCGCTTGGCATTGATACCGGAACGCCGATCATCAACCCGGGTGAAGTGGCCATTGTTGCCTTCGGAACCATCAAGCAGAAGCCCTGGGTCCTGGACGGAGAGGTCATCCCGCGCTGGATCACCACCCTCGGCGGCTCCTTTGACCACCGGGTGGTGGACGGGGACCTGTCCGCACGCTTTATGGCCGACGTCGCCGCGATCCTTGAGGAGCCAGCGCTCCTGCTGGACTAG
- a CDS encoding phosphatase PAP2 family protein: MNQTAIQSRNRAARWLTEVFQPPVVVTLQLLVSPVVEAGFPGTIGYGALAVLFVCVLPLVVLLGLVRLGKVTDHHVSNRKQRAPVLLMALASVAAGLVVLQAAGAPRSVMVMVLAIVGGIVVLAAVSPFWKISGHAAAVSSAAVISVLMLGPAWLPLLLLVPAVGWSRVVLRAHTLAQVVAGSLFGGLVMAGLWWLLRGWLL; encoded by the coding sequence GTGAACCAAACCGCCATTCAGTCCAGGAACCGGGCAGCCAGATGGCTGACAGAGGTATTCCAACCACCGGTGGTGGTGACGCTTCAGCTGCTGGTCAGCCCTGTGGTCGAGGCCGGATTCCCAGGCACCATCGGCTATGGAGCCTTGGCCGTACTGTTTGTGTGCGTACTGCCGCTCGTTGTGCTCCTGGGGCTCGTAAGGCTGGGCAAGGTCACGGACCACCACGTCAGCAACCGCAAACAGCGGGCACCCGTACTGCTCATGGCACTGGCGTCCGTGGCCGCCGGCCTGGTGGTGCTGCAAGCCGCCGGTGCGCCGCGAAGCGTGATGGTCATGGTGCTGGCCATCGTCGGCGGCATCGTTGTGCTGGCCGCCGTGAGCCCCTTCTGGAAGATCAGCGGCCACGCGGCGGCGGTGTCGTCGGCGGCAGTTATTTCCGTCCTGATGCTCGGTCCGGCCTGGCTGCCGTTACTCCTGCTGGTTCCCGCCGTCGGCTGGTCCCGGGTGGTGCTCCGCGCACACACCCTGGCGCAGGTGGTGGCCGGGTCGCTGTTCGGCGGCCTGGTGATGGCGGGCCTGTGGTGGCTTCTGCGCGGCTGGCTCCTCTAG
- a CDS encoding universal stress protein: MSGIIVVGVDGSGTAKKAAESARDLAAAVGASLHVVSAFDSDRTEVFGSGSDQWIVSDADGAEHVAKTVAEALAGSIKVTYSAARGKPAEALIKEAERLGAKMIVVGNRRMRGIGRVLGSVANSVAHNATCDVYIANTYDAD, from the coding sequence ATGAGCGGAATTATTGTTGTTGGCGTTGACGGCAGCGGCACCGCCAAGAAGGCCGCCGAATCGGCCCGGGATCTCGCCGCCGCCGTGGGCGCCTCGCTGCACGTCGTCTCAGCCTTCGACAGCGACCGCACCGAGGTCTTCGGCTCGGGCAGCGACCAGTGGATCGTTTCGGACGCCGACGGTGCCGAACATGTTGCCAAGACAGTGGCCGAGGCCCTGGCCGGTTCCATCAAGGTGACCTACTCCGCCGCCCGCGGCAAGCCTGCCGAAGCGCTCATCAAGGAAGCCGAGCGCCTGGGCGCCAAGATGATCGTGGTGGGCAACCGGCGGATGCGCGGCATTGGCCGGGTCCTGGGAAGCGTGGCCAACAGCGTGGCCCACAACGCCACCTGCGACGTCTACATCGCCAACACCTACGACGCCGACTAA
- a CDS encoding PLP-dependent aminotransferase family protein, producing MSHETLDAGAVQLPAEAIDAIERAATSAHRAAHPHEALFSERAANIKQSAVRDVFDISMRPGLVSLAGGSPYLQSLPLERLAATAASIIANEGLTALQYGGGQGTEELRTQICEVMAAEGILDAVPRNVVITAGSQSAQDVATKVFCNPGDVVLVENPTYVGALNTFEAYQVEVAAVEMDDDGLVPELLEARIAALQTAGKNIKFLYTIPNFNNPSGITLAQERRQRVVDICRSANILVLEDNPYGLLRYNGTPLEPLRAANPADVIYMGSFSKIFAPGLRIGWALVPEHLQRRYYLASESVTLCPPTLNQMLVSAYLSDYDWKGQIETYRGLYAERCTAMLAALDEHMPAGTSWTSPEGGFFVWVTLPEGVDTYPLLQKAIDAGVVFIPGAAFTSSDAPSNKLRLAFSAVPPDAIKEGVRRLAPVLREALAAL from the coding sequence GTGAGCCACGAAACACTTGATGCCGGCGCAGTGCAGTTACCGGCCGAAGCCATTGATGCCATCGAGCGCGCGGCCACGTCCGCCCACCGCGCCGCCCATCCCCACGAGGCGCTGTTTTCGGAGCGCGCAGCCAACATTAAGCAGTCAGCAGTGCGGGACGTTTTCGACATTTCGATGCGCCCCGGACTGGTGTCCCTTGCCGGGGGCAGCCCGTACCTGCAATCCCTTCCGCTTGAGCGGCTGGCCGCCACGGCGGCAAGCATCATCGCCAACGAAGGGCTCACGGCCCTGCAGTACGGCGGCGGGCAGGGCACGGAAGAACTGCGCACCCAGATCTGCGAGGTGATGGCGGCAGAAGGAATTCTGGACGCTGTCCCGCGGAATGTGGTGATCACCGCAGGCTCCCAGTCGGCCCAGGATGTGGCCACCAAGGTCTTCTGCAACCCGGGGGACGTGGTGCTGGTCGAGAACCCCACCTACGTGGGCGCCCTCAATACGTTTGAGGCGTACCAGGTGGAGGTGGCCGCCGTGGAGATGGACGACGACGGCCTGGTGCCTGAGCTGTTGGAGGCCCGGATCGCCGCCCTCCAGACAGCCGGGAAGAACATCAAGTTCCTCTACACCATCCCCAACTTCAACAACCCCTCAGGAATCACCCTGGCACAGGAACGCCGCCAGCGGGTTGTTGATATATGCCGGAGCGCGAATATTCTGGTGCTGGAAGACAACCCGTATGGGCTTCTCCGGTACAACGGGACACCGCTGGAACCGCTCCGCGCGGCCAACCCCGCCGATGTCATCTACATGGGATCCTTTTCCAAGATCTTCGCCCCCGGTCTTCGCATCGGCTGGGCATTGGTCCCGGAGCACCTCCAGCGGCGCTACTACCTGGCATCCGAATCTGTCACGCTGTGCCCTCCGACGCTGAACCAGATGCTGGTGTCCGCCTACCTCAGCGACTATGACTGGAAGGGCCAGATCGAGACCTACCGCGGACTCTACGCCGAACGGTGCACGGCCATGCTCGCAGCCCTGGACGAACACATGCCTGCGGGCACCAGCTGGACCAGCCCGGAAGGCGGCTTCTTCGTCTGGGTCACGCTGCCGGAAGGCGTGGATACCTATCCCCTGCTGCAGAAGGCGATCGACGCCGGCGTCGTCTTTATCCCGGGGGCTGCCTTCACCTCGTCAGATGCGCCGTCCAATAAGCTGCGGCTGGCGTTCAGCGCGGTGCCGCCCGACGCCATCAAGGAAGGTGTCCGCCGCTTGGCCCCGGTACTGCGCGAAGCCCTGGCAGCGCTGTAA
- a CDS encoding GerMN domain-containing protein encodes MERGADMAGRRSAGKLMATAAALTLPLWLGCCAPTPNPSAGSSVAPGATTIEHSDRAHPPLVPIPQPQAPPPVIAVPAETTGQSAASPPEPSGHASGGTPGTPGPSSGTTPSSGTASPGTAAPGVGAAFGTTSAVGASPSPAPEPSAPPPAQPAPGQSSGSQMVTAYYVLLDDGGAGGVRFGCNDSLAGVRRTVAGSTEPLANAMRALLDSPAEPAPGLYNALSGSTLTFLSGTFDGTAVTVYLSGSFRPAGVCDIPRIEAQLTQTAVASVGAIRAEVYVNGVRLAEALRLQ; translated from the coding sequence ATGGAACGCGGTGCGGACATGGCAGGCAGGCGGAGCGCCGGAAAGCTGATGGCGACGGCGGCAGCACTTACGCTTCCGCTGTGGCTGGGGTGCTGCGCCCCCACCCCCAACCCGTCTGCCGGGAGCAGCGTCGCACCCGGCGCAACCACCATTGAACACTCTGACCGCGCCCACCCGCCCTTGGTTCCAATTCCCCAGCCGCAGGCACCTCCGCCGGTCATCGCTGTGCCCGCCGAAACCACCGGCCAGTCCGCCGCTTCACCCCCCGAGCCCTCTGGCCACGCCTCCGGCGGGACGCCCGGAACACCCGGGCCGAGTTCCGGCACCACGCCCTCGTCCGGAACGGCTTCGCCCGGAACTGCCGCGCCCGGAGTCGGCGCGGCATTCGGTACAACCAGTGCCGTCGGAGCAAGCCCCTCGCCGGCCCCCGAGCCTTCGGCGCCGCCCCCGGCCCAGCCGGCCCCTGGCCAGTCCAGCGGATCCCAGATGGTGACTGCCTACTACGTGCTGCTCGACGACGGCGGGGCCGGAGGTGTGCGCTTTGGCTGCAACGACAGCCTGGCCGGCGTCCGCCGCACCGTGGCGGGCTCCACGGAACCGTTGGCCAACGCCATGCGCGCCCTGCTGGACAGCCCTGCAGAACCGGCCCCCGGCCTGTACAACGCCCTGTCCGGCTCAACCCTCACGTTCCTGTCCGGCACTTTCGACGGCACGGCCGTGACGGTCTACCTGTCCGGCTCGTTCCGTCCGGCGGGGGTGTGCGACATCCCGCGCATCGAGGCCCAACTCACGCAGACCGCCGTCGCGTCGGTGGGCGCCATCCGCGCCGAGGTCTATGTCAACGGCGTGAGGCTCGCCGAGGCACTACGCCTCCAGTAA
- a CDS encoding NAD(P)H-dependent oxidoreductase, translating into MSKSTVLTLVGSLRAESTNQKLAEAIQLNAPEQVDVVIHESLGNIPFYNEDIDVEGQVPAAAAALRAAANDADTILLVTPEHNGTVPASLKNAIDWLSRPFGAGALSGKPTAVVGTAFGQFGGVWAQDEARKAVGIAGAQVLEDVKLAVPGSMVRFAELHPKDDAEVVEQIKGVFDAIAAVQPAA; encoded by the coding sequence ATGTCGAAGAGCACCGTCCTTACACTTGTTGGCAGCCTCCGCGCCGAATCCACCAACCAGAAGCTCGCCGAAGCCATCCAGCTGAACGCTCCCGAGCAGGTTGACGTGGTCATCCACGAAAGCCTGGGCAACATCCCGTTCTATAACGAGGACATCGACGTCGAGGGCCAGGTTCCCGCCGCGGCCGCCGCCCTCCGCGCAGCAGCCAACGACGCCGACACCATTCTCCTGGTGACCCCGGAGCACAACGGCACCGTGCCCGCATCGCTGAAAAACGCCATCGACTGGCTGTCCCGCCCCTTCGGTGCCGGCGCCCTCTCCGGCAAGCCCACCGCCGTCGTCGGTACCGCATTTGGCCAGTTCGGTGGCGTGTGGGCACAGGACGAAGCCCGCAAGGCAGTGGGCATTGCCGGCGCCCAGGTGCTTGAGGACGTCAAGCTCGCCGTCCCCGGCTCCATGGTCCGCTTTGCCGAGCTGCACCCGAAGGACGACGCCGAGGTAGTGGAGCAGATCAAGGGCGTCTTCGACGCGATCGCCGCCGTCCAGCCGGCAGCGTAA
- a CDS encoding TetR/AcrR family transcriptional regulator, translated as MSFIPLLPGSLSGPPAERSDAARNRERLLGAARELIAECGPDALTMDRLAERAGVGKGTVFRRFGSRAGLMMTLLSDSEAAFQARFMFGPPPLGPGAPGLERLIAFGAERIAYVMEHGDLARAAEASARSRYEVPAVKLWQRHIELLLREEGMDADPLLMAMSLTATLDPDRLLHAVRVHGLAPERLTDSWRELVTRVVRGR; from the coding sequence GTGAGCTTTATCCCGCTGCTGCCCGGTTCGCTCTCCGGCCCGCCCGCTGAGCGCAGTGATGCTGCCCGGAACCGTGAGCGGCTGTTGGGCGCGGCGCGGGAGCTGATTGCCGAGTGTGGCCCGGACGCCCTGACCATGGACAGGCTGGCCGAGCGGGCCGGCGTGGGCAAGGGCACCGTCTTCCGCCGGTTCGGCAGCCGCGCCGGGCTGATGATGACGCTGCTGAGCGATTCCGAGGCCGCCTTCCAGGCCCGCTTTATGTTCGGCCCGCCGCCCTTGGGGCCGGGCGCCCCGGGCCTGGAGCGGCTGATCGCCTTCGGTGCAGAGCGGATCGCGTATGTGATGGAGCACGGGGACCTGGCGAGGGCGGCCGAGGCTTCGGCCCGCAGCCGGTACGAGGTCCCGGCAGTCAAGCTGTGGCAGCGCCACATCGAGCTCCTCCTCCGGGAGGAGGGCATGGATGCGGATCCGCTGCTGATGGCCATGTCCCTGACCGCAACACTGGATCCGGACCGGCTCCTGCACGCCGTCCGCGTCCACGGTCTGGCGCCCGAGCGGCTGACGGACTCCTGGCGGGAACTTGTTACGCGGGTGGTCCGCGGGCGGTAG
- a CDS encoding ABC transporter permease: MIRYLAKRGITYVFMIFLTTSAGYFLAVSSLKPALLEQERIPRPTPEQVANSMRLKGLDPDLSPWERYVEWLTGIVTRWDWGRSPNGAFINAEFGDRVWISTRLFLASIVLTLVIGVALGVYSAARQYKFQDRVITSYSYLAYIVPAPIAYFLVQLGAININETVGERIFFVTGISTPGMQPGWAQFVDMVAHYAVPTIAITLVGWGSYQIAQRQYLLDNVNADFVRTARAKGLTRNQAITRHALRVSFIPVAQSIAFTIPAIFAGGFFAEKIFAWPGVGSWSIDAISLQDVNAATATLAYGSVIFALGAILADFATTLVDPRVRVQ, encoded by the coding sequence ATGATCAGGTACCTCGCCAAGCGCGGCATCACCTACGTTTTCATGATTTTCCTGACCACGTCTGCCGGCTATTTCCTGGCGGTCAGCTCCCTCAAGCCGGCGCTCCTTGAACAGGAGCGGATTCCCCGGCCCACACCCGAGCAGGTAGCCAATTCCATGCGCCTGAAGGGCCTGGACCCGGACCTCAGCCCCTGGGAACGCTACGTTGAGTGGCTCACCGGGATCGTGACCCGGTGGGACTGGGGACGCAGCCCCAACGGCGCGTTCATCAACGCTGAATTCGGCGACCGTGTGTGGATCTCCACCCGGCTCTTCCTTGCATCCATCGTCCTGACCCTTGTCATCGGCGTCGCCCTAGGGGTTTATTCGGCGGCACGGCAGTACAAGTTCCAGGACCGGGTGATCACGTCCTACAGCTACCTCGCGTACATCGTGCCCGCCCCCATCGCCTACTTCCTGGTTCAGCTCGGTGCCATCAACATCAACGAAACCGTCGGGGAGCGCATCTTCTTCGTGACAGGTATCTCCACGCCCGGCATGCAACCCGGGTGGGCACAGTTTGTGGACATGGTGGCCCACTATGCGGTTCCTACCATCGCCATCACGCTCGTCGGCTGGGGTTCGTACCAGATCGCGCAGCGCCAGTACCTGCTGGACAACGTCAATGCGGACTTCGTTCGGACGGCACGGGCCAAGGGGCTCACCCGGAACCAGGCCATCACCCGGCACGCCCTCCGGGTTTCCTTCATCCCGGTCGCCCAAAGCATCGCCTTCACTATCCCGGCCATCTTCGCCGGCGGCTTCTTCGCCGAGAAGATCTTCGCCTGGCCAGGAGTGGGGTCCTGGAGCATTGACGCCATCTCGCTGCAGGATGTGAATGCGGCAACGGCCACCCTCGCCTACGGCTCGGTCATCTTCGCCCTGGGCGCCATCCTCGCCGACTTCGCCACCACGCTTGTTGACCCGAGAGTGAGGGTGCAGTAG
- a CDS encoding ABC transporter permease gives MTNLNAVDPAAVAQDAHLESADVVIAKSTIIFRRFMRNKTAVAGLAVFLGLTIFSFVGGYFTPWDKETIDPFNIGMPPSGDHFLGTSQAGIDLYAMTVEGTRISIMIGLIVGLVSVLVAAVYGCTMAYFGGKVDKVMLFVLEALIMMPALLVVAVATSGGGDGLKKNLPSWLLLIIVLLVFSWMGTARLIRSMSMSLMQRDFVKAAQYMGVPPRRIVWRHLVPNIGSLLVLDITRGVTGAILAEVAFSFIGIGIKVPDVSLGVLIGGATSQVQTFPWMFWVPLTVMFLLTGSLAMMNDGLRDAFDPSSSSVGRAKKNSAEKKSK, from the coding sequence ATGACCAACCTCAACGCCGTTGATCCGGCAGCCGTGGCGCAGGACGCGCACCTCGAAAGCGCCGATGTGGTGATCGCCAAGTCCACCATCATTTTCCGCCGCTTCATGCGGAACAAGACTGCCGTCGCCGGGCTGGCGGTGTTCCTGGGCCTCACCATCTTCTCCTTCGTCGGCGGGTATTTCACTCCTTGGGACAAGGAGACCATCGACCCCTTCAATATCGGCATGCCGCCTTCCGGTGACCACTTCCTCGGCACGTCGCAGGCCGGCATCGACCTCTACGCCATGACTGTCGAAGGCACCAGGATCTCCATCATGATCGGCCTGATCGTGGGCCTCGTATCCGTCCTGGTCGCCGCGGTCTACGGCTGCACCATGGCCTATTTCGGCGGAAAAGTGGACAAGGTGATGCTCTTCGTCCTGGAGGCCCTCATCATGATGCCCGCCCTGCTGGTGGTGGCAGTGGCCACCAGCGGCGGAGGGGACGGCCTGAAGAAGAACCTCCCCAGCTGGCTCCTGCTGATCATCGTGCTCCTGGTGTTCAGCTGGATGGGGACCGCGCGGCTTATCCGCTCCATGTCCATGTCGCTGATGCAGCGGGACTTCGTCAAGGCGGCCCAGTACATGGGCGTCCCGCCGCGGCGCATCGTGTGGCGGCACCTGGTCCCCAACATCGGGTCGCTGCTGGTCCTGGACATCACCCGCGGCGTCACCGGGGCCATTCTGGCCGAAGTGGCGTTCTCCTTCATCGGCATCGGCATCAAGGTGCCGGATGTTAGCCTCGGCGTGCTGATTGGCGGCGCCACGTCCCAGGTCCAGACCTTCCCGTGGATGTTCTGGGTCCCGCTCACTGTGATGTTCCTGCTTACGGGGTCCCTGGCCATGATGAACGATGGCCTGCGCGACGCCTTCGACCCGAGCTCCAGTTCGGTTGGCCGGGCCAAAAAGAACAGCGCAGAGAAGAAGAGCAAATGA